CGTCTGCACCGATTCTTCGCACACGAATTCGCCGTCCATCACGGGCACGCGCCAATAACGCACGCCGCCCAGCATCTTCGAAATTTGCCAGCCGTCGCCGAAAAAACGCAGTGAGCCGCCGAGCGGCACGACATCCGACAGCGGCGCGCGCGATGTCGCGGCGTCGATGCCGTTATACACGGCCGTCGTCGGGCACGTCAGCACGCATTGACCGACGCGCCGAGCAATCTGCTTGACCAGTTCTTTCGACGACACCGCGAACATCAGCACCGAAATGCCGGGTCGGCCATCGGGCGTCGCGTCGGCGGAAATTTCGTGTTCGATGCCCGCTTCGCAGCCGCAATCGATCACCGACGTCGCGAATCCCGTCAGCGAATCCGCCGCCGCGCGCGCCCAGCGCGGCGTGTGGGCGGTGATGACGAGGCGCGTCGCCTTCATCGGGAAGGCTTCCGCGAAGGTGTCGTCGATCAGGGTGTCGTTGATCTGCATCGCGCGTCCGCCTTCAAGTGCGCGCGAGGCACGCGACGGGCAGCAGCCGTCCGCCACGGCAGCATGCGCAGATTTCGTCGTCGCTGATTGCGGCGTGCGCGAAGTTGGTGGCCAGATTTTTTTCGCTGTACTGGCGCAGTGTCTGTTCGATGCTCCTGTCGTAGTCGGGCGAAACGAAGTGGATGCCGCCCGTCGGCGTCGATACGAGATTGCCGTCGCGCGCGACCAGCTGACCATCCTTGAACACATACGCGGGCGAGGTGAACATCTGCTCGCGGTCGGCGTCGTCGCGATACACGGCGATGTCGGCGGCTGCGCCCGCTGCGAGATGGCCGCGATCCTTCAGGCCGAGCAGCTTCGCCGGACCCGCGCGCGTGATGATCGCGATGTCGTACAGCGAGAACTCGCGCGTGAGTTCGGGCAGTGCGCTCGCCACCTTGGCTTCCGGATGCAGGCGCTCAAGCTGTTCGTCGCGAAAGGGCTTGTCCATCAGCAGGCGAATCAGATGCGGATAGCTCGTGAACGGGCCGCCGTTCGGATGATCGGTGGTCATCGACACACGCCATGGGTCGTTCACCAGCAGAAAGATTTCGAGCCCGATGATCCATTGCAGCGCATTCACATAGCTTTGCTCGCGATAGCGGAACGGCACGATGCCGCAGCCCGCATCGCATTCGATATCGCCCACGATCCATTTATGCGGCCGCGCGAGCGGTGCATTCTTGAACTGCATCATCGTGTCGCCGGAAGCCGTGACGGTCTGGCCGAAGATGATCTGTCCCACGTCGATCGATACATTGGGGCGCGCATTCACGGCATCGGCGACCGCGCGCGCGCCCGACGAAAACTTGCGCGGGCCCTCCGTGCCGTAGCTGTGAAACTGGATGTGCGTGAGGTGAATGGGCAGACCATCGGCGGCATCCATCGTCGCGATCGTCGATTCGATGTTGCCCGGCACGCCAAGGTTGCTCGCGTGCACGTGCAACGGATGCGGTACGCGCAGTTCCGTCAACGCGCGCGTCAGCGTGCGCAGCACGTCGCGCGGCGTGATGCCGTAGTGCGCGTGCGCTTCGTCGACATCGAGCGAACGCTGGTTGAACTTGAACGCCGAGATGCCGCCCGGGTTCACCACCTTCACGCCGAGCGCGCGGCTCGCGTGCATCGTCCAGCCGACGTAATCGCGCACGCGTTCGAAGTCGTCTTTCGCGGCGAGCATCTGCAAGAGCATTTCGTCGTTGCCGAGCATCACGTAGGCGCCGTGATCGATGATCGGCGTGTCGCCCATTTCCAGGTGCGCATGACGTGCGTTCGACGCGATCATCGCGGGCTCGAATGCCGCCGTGTACCCCATTTCCGCGTAACGGTAGCCGGTGGCGAGCGTGCCGGGCGTGCAGACGCCGCACGACGGCATGCGCAGATAGCGGCCCCGTTCGTCCTGCACGGCTTCGTACGATGCGTCGCGCGGTCTGTCGTCGCGATGATCTTCGGGCAACAGCAGGCGCGACAAATTCGTCTTGCCGCCGCCGATGTGCGAGTGCAGATCGATGCCGCCCGCCATCACGATCATCCCTTGCGCGTCGTAGTCGTGATCGACGGCGCCGTCGGCGGGTGCGTCGACGATGCGGCCATCGCGGATATACAGGTCGCGCTGCACGCCGTCGACGCCGTTTGCCGGATCGTAGACGCGGCCGCCGCGAAGTCGCGCGATGCTCATGCCGGTCTCCGTGTCAGCACGGCGCGCGCGGCGCGGCCTGCGGCAAGATGATCGGCGAGTTGCGCGGCGATCGACGCCACGCTCGGCAACGCAATATGCCGCGCCGCGCGCAGCGGCACGACCACGGACGTATCGACGCGAAACAGATGTCCGTCGCTGTCGATGCCGGGCGTCGCGACGGGAATGAACACCGTCTTCGCAGTGCGCGGTTGCGCGTTCGCGGGCTCGAAGGTCGATGCGAGTGCCGGTGTTCCGAGCACGATGACGGGCGTACCGGCGTCGTGCGAAGAGGGCAATGGATGCGGGTCGAAGCTCGCGATCCACAGCAGCGCATCGGCTTCGCCCGCAACAAGCAGGCGCTCCGTGCGATAGCGGTATGGATCGTGATCGAGCGGCGGCGTGCCGGGCGGCCGGTCGGGCGTCGACACGCGCGTGCGCAGCGGAAAGCCCGACAGCCACGTGACCGCCTGATTCACGCTCAGTGCGCCGTCGGCGCCGCCGAGCGTCAGCACGCCCGCGCGGCTCACACGGTTGATCGCCTTGACGATGCGGTGCAGTGCTTCGATCAGCAGGGCGGCGTGCGATTGAGGCAGCGCGGCGGGCTCGATCACGAAAGCCGTGTAGCGGGCCTCGACGATCCGTTCCATCAGCGACGCGAGCGCCGTCGCGATCCCCGAGCCGTTTTCGAGCGACGCCGGCTTGCGGCCTTCCGCGATCGCCGACCAGAACGCGAGCACGTCGTGCGGCGAAGCATCGGCGAGTATCGACTCGTGACGCTCGCTCGCGGCAGGATCGCTGGCGCAACAGACGAAGCGGATCTCGCGTTGCGCCGACATGTCGCTCGCGATGCGCTCGTAGAAGCGCGGATGCTGCGCTGAAGGCTCGCAGCCGAACACGACGAGCAGATCGGCGCGCGAACGCACTTCGGAGAGCGTCGTGAAGAACGCGCCGCGATCCTGCAGCGCGAGCGTCGCGGCGCTCAGCGCGTCGCCGTGGAATGAATCGAGCGTTGCGCCGCAACCGGCGGCAAGTTCGTAGAGCGCGCGTGCGCCCGCGATGTCTGTGCCGCAGCCGCCGAACAGAGGTCGCCGTGCCTGCATGAGCACAGTCGAGGCTTCTTCGAGTGCGTCTTCGAGCGAGACGGACACGCCGTCTACGGAAGGCGCGCAGACGTTGTCGCTTGCGTCGTAGCGCGTGAGCGCGGCGGCGAGTCGCGCGCATCGGGTGGCGGGTGCGGAGAGCGACTGATCGCCGGCAAGGCGGGCCTCGATGTCGTCGCACAACAGCGGGCAGAACGGGCACGTCCAGTCGCGAGTCGCCGCAACGGATGGCAACGGCCCACGGGCGGCCGGAGTCGCGTTGGCATTCGCGTTGGCATTCGTTTTGGGGGGCGTGGGTTCATGCATGAGAACCCGTTCAGCAAGGTCCGTGCCGATGTTGCGCGGCTCTCGCAGAAGCCTTGCGGCGTGACGGCCTCACGCATTTCAATGCGAAGACTCGTAGCGATCCGGCGTTGTGCCGAAAGCGGACACATGCAAGCGTCAGGTCATCGCACGCCGAGCGACGGGCAGCGCGCAGCACAGTATGTGCTCCGCGCTGCAACAGTGTGTCACTTGAGGACAGTGCGCTGCCCAATGCGCATGCGAGCCGCGCCGTTGCTGCAACGCGGATCGCGTGGCATGGATATTGTTTCGCGGATCACGCTGCAGCGTCGGAGCGCGTCGCTTGCGGTGCCTGCGTTGTGCCGAGTTTGCCGTCGTGAATCGCCGACGCGACGAGCCACGCATGTGCGCCGCTGCGTGCCGCCGCATCGAGATCGTCGCGATGCCGGATGCCGCCCGCGCCGATCGTCATGCGTTGAGCCGCTTGCGCGTGGATGTGGTTGAAGGTGTCGAGATCGGGCCCGGCATCGGCGCCGACCTGATCGAGCGTCATCACGATCACGCGCGACGGCCACGATGCGGGCGAGCGCAGCGCAGGCACGAGTTCGGGCGCGGCGATCAGCTGGCCGTGTCGATGATCGAGCGACAGGATAGGCGCGTAGCCGGCCGCTTCGGCTTCGCGCAAGGCGTCGGGCGAACGCAGCGACTCGGAGCCGAATATGGGCACGATGCGCACGTTGTGGGCGTGTTCGTGTTGCGCGGCAGTAGTGCGTTCGAGATGCGCGCGCATCGACGGGAAATCGGCGAAGCCTGCGTCGAGCCAGATTTCGAACGGCTGCGAGCGATCCGGCGATGCGCCGAGGGTCGCGGCGAGTGCAGCAAGTGTCGACGGATCGGCGCCGCGCGACATGATCGCGCCGAGGTCGGCGACGTACAGCGCGTCGGCGGACGTGGCGGCGACGA
This Paraburkholderia sabiae DNA region includes the following protein-coding sequences:
- a CDS encoding HisA/HisF-related TIM barrel protein; protein product: MQVIPVLDLLDGHAVRAIRGDRANYRPIQSSLCATSEPLDVAHALVAATSADALYVADLGAIMSRGADPSTLAALAATLGASPDRSQPFEIWLDAGFADFPSMRAHLERTTAAQHEHAHNVRIVPIFGSESLRSPDALREAEAAGYAPILSLDHRHGQLIAAPELVPALRSPASWPSRVIVMTLDQVGADAGPDLDTFNHIHAQAAQRMTIGAGGIRHRDDLDAAARSGAHAWLVASAIHDGKLGTTQAPQATRSDAAA
- a CDS encoding molybdopterin-binding domain-containing protein; its protein translation is MHEPTPPKTNANANANATPAARGPLPSVAATRDWTCPFCPLLCDDIEARLAGDQSLSAPATRCARLAAALTRYDASDNVCAPSVDGVSVSLEDALEEASTVLMQARRPLFGGCGTDIAGARALYELAAGCGATLDSFHGDALSAATLALQDRGAFFTTLSEVRSRADLLVVFGCEPSAQHPRFYERIASDMSAQREIRFVCCASDPAASERHESILADASPHDVLAFWSAIAEGRKPASLENGSGIATALASLMERIVEARYTAFVIEPAALPQSHAALLIEALHRIVKAINRVSRAGVLTLGGADGALSVNQAVTWLSGFPLRTRVSTPDRPPGTPPLDHDPYRYRTERLLVAGEADALLWIASFDPHPLPSSHDAGTPVIVLGTPALASTFEPANAQPRTAKTVFIPVATPGIDSDGHLFRVDTSVVVPLRAARHIALPSVASIAAQLADHLAAGRAARAVLTRRPA
- a CDS encoding formylmethanofuran dehydrogenase subunit A encodes the protein MSIARLRGGRVYDPANGVDGVQRDLYIRDGRIVDAPADGAVDHDYDAQGMIVMAGGIDLHSHIGGGKTNLSRLLLPEDHRDDRPRDASYEAVQDERGRYLRMPSCGVCTPGTLATGYRYAEMGYTAAFEPAMIASNARHAHLEMGDTPIIDHGAYVMLGNDEMLLQMLAAKDDFERVRDYVGWTMHASRALGVKVVNPGGISAFKFNQRSLDVDEAHAHYGITPRDVLRTLTRALTELRVPHPLHVHASNLGVPGNIESTIATMDAADGLPIHLTHIQFHSYGTEGPRKFSSGARAVADAVNARPNVSIDVGQIIFGQTVTASGDTMMQFKNAPLARPHKWIVGDIECDAGCGIVPFRYREQSYVNALQWIIGLEIFLLVNDPWRVSMTTDHPNGGPFTSYPHLIRLLMDKPFRDEQLERLHPEAKVASALPELTREFSLYDIAIITRAGPAKLLGLKDRGHLAAGAAADIAVYRDDADREQMFTSPAYVFKDGQLVARDGNLVSTPTGGIHFVSPDYDRSIEQTLRQYSEKNLATNFAHAAISDDEICACCRGGRLLPVACLART
- the fhcD gene encoding formylmethanofuran--tetrahydromethanopterin N-formyltransferase, with product MQINDTLIDDTFAEAFPMKATRLVITAHTPRWARAAADSLTGFATSVIDCGCEAGIEHEISADATPDGRPGISVLMFAVSSKELVKQIARRVGQCVLTCPTTAVYNGIDAATSRAPLSDVVPLGGSLRFFGDGWQISKMLGGVRYWRVPVMDGEFVCEESVQTVKAVGGGNLLLLARDLDSALAGAEAAVAAMHRLANVITPFPGGVVRSGSKIGSKYKGAVASTNDAFCPTLTGLSQRSELDAQTGCVLEIVIDGLTDADVGAAMTAGIEAASTPGSGVVRISAGNYGGKLGPYHFKLHELAASLVQRKTGAP